Part of the Choloepus didactylus isolate mChoDid1 chromosome 10, mChoDid1.pri, whole genome shotgun sequence genome is shown below.
GCTGGAAGCCTGACCCCTAAAAATGGCTGGTCACGGCACCCCCTTTGCGCTCCGGGCGCAGACTGACCGCCGCCCCGCGCCGGGCACCTGCTGGTCATTCGAGTGAGCGCGCGGCCCCCGCTCCGGGGCCCCGAGGGGCGCCCCTGTTTCCGCACGGTGGGCGGCGAGGGCGCTCGCGGGTCCTGGGCACAGGGGTCCGGGGGTGCGGCGGATGCTGGGGAACCGGGGTCTCCCGCGGAGGAGGAGGGGTGCAGGGCGCGGCAGGCCGTACCTGGGGGCGCATCGGCCGTCGTCGAACACGAAGCTCCGGTTGGTGCAGCCCCCGCCGCGGGCGGCCGGCCTGCAGACGCCCCTCGGGCTGCGCGCGCCATCCGGGAGCGGCATGCGGGCTCGGCGACCCGGAGCCGCGGGAGAAGCGAGTCGGGAGCGAGCGGCGACGTCTTTGCCCCCGAAGCGCTTCACACTTTTCCGTCTGCAGAAGGGAAAAAGCCGATTCCAGGTCCGGGCTCGGGCGCCTGTCGGGGGCGCCCCCTGCCGGCCGCGCCAGGGACCGCGGGCgtggggccggggctgggggctcCGAGCTGCGCGCGTAACCCGGAAAGACAGGAGGGTCGCACAACCCCAAGCTGGTTGCGCCCCCTTGGGGGCTCAGTCCCGCAGGGGACTGGGGGGGGGGTCGCTTTGGGCAGGCCACGGCGTCCGCACTGCACCCACCCTCCCTAGCAGAGCAGGTGCCATGGGGACCACCACCCAGCTTCCTCCCCACACTCAGGCAGTAAACAGCAGGAGACCCCCTGGGTGTGCAGAGGAGCTGGGGCGAGCCCACCTTTCAGGAAGGGTGGGAGGAGCTGAGAGGCAGGGTCCTGGTCGGTGCTCTGTGGACTGGAGCTGGGCCCCTTTGCGGGAGACCCAAGGGCTGTCCGGGACCCCAGCTGGTGCCCCTGCTGTGTGTTCTGTGGCTGCTCTGTGCGCGCACCTGTACGGACACACGTGCAcagacacaggcacacacaaGGGGGTGCCTTTTAAACGGGTagtggaggaggggcagggcgATTTGGGGAGAGGCAGCTGCGCAGGgccccccagcccctctccaCACAGGTCCTGGCTGCAGCTGGAGAACCTCCACCATTCTACAAGGTGCACACACATCCCCCCTCGCGTGCTCTCATGAagagacagacaaacaaacgAAGGAGAGCGAGGGTGGAGAGAGTGAGCTGAGAAGAGAGATGAGGAGGGAAACAGAACGAGAGAGAcagaagtgagagagagagaatgagagagacgggagaaagaaggaaggggaggtgGAGGGGGTAGCAAGACAGAACTGGGAAAAGAGATGGGGCGGGGGGGGAGCGGGAGGAGAAGAACAGAGGAGAGGGGGAGATGGAGAACACTGAGGGGGGCTGCAGCGGGGGTGCTGAGCCCCCGGCCACATGTGCGTTCTTCTTGAGGCCCAGGGCTCCGACCTCGTCTTTCCGGGACGGATGTGGAAGGCACAGGGTGTACTCCCTGGCCCCCACACCCCCAGCGTCTCCCCTTTGCTGGTGGCCTCCAGGAGGCCGCAGGCTGAGCACACATGCTTTCTGGGGGAACCGCCAGCAGGAGTCAGGATAGGGGTGCAGCCTGTGCCCGCCTGCTCCTCACAGGCCTGCAACTCAGGGCTTCCTGGGGGTGCCACGAGAGGCGGACGCTGCTGCAGGgtctcagccccccacccccgaccTCACCCCCTGACCTGGGGACGTGAGTCTGCCGGCCAGGCCCCTCTGTTCTCCCGGGACTCAGAGGCGGCCAGTGTGCAGGCCTCTTCCGGGTGCCCTGCCCACACCTGTCGCTCCACAGGAGCCGGGGGCAGGGGCGCGGGCAGATCAATTAGAGGGGATTACACAGGTGGCTGGTGCAGAACCTCATGAGCCGGGGGCATGTCAGGGGCTTCAGCGCAGGCTCTGTGCTGCCATCCAGGAGACAAGCCCCCCACGCCAGCCTGTCCACCCCTCCCCAGCCAGTTGGGGGGGCAAGGTGGACTTCCAGCCCACCTTCTCCATTACGCTGGAAGAGAAACTGGGAGAGTAGGGGGGTTGCTGCCGGCCCCCTCCCCATTGGATGGCGTCTGCACTGACTGCCCACCCTCCTAGCCTGGTGGGTCAAGGCAGGGGCTTCTGTTGCTGACAGAGCTGAATGTCCCCAGGCGTTTGGTGGCCTCCAGGTTCCATCTTACACCCCCGGTGAAAACAGAAGCCAGGCTGTGGGCGGtgtgtgaggggtgggggtgggggtgcaggacCCGGTGAGTCGCTCTGGCTCCACTGCGCTGGGGCCATGGCCGGGGGCGGGAAGTGGGACCggcctcctccctcccacctggCTCCCCGACCTGTCCGGCCCCGTCCCATGGTCCTCAGCTGTCCCTTGGGGCTGGAGGCTTCCTGcgccccccacccctctccctaGCCCCAGAGATCGGCCCCCTCGGGCCTCGCTTTCCCAGGCAGCCTGCCTCCGAGCCGCCCCACTTCACGTCTCCGCACCCGCACCCCCACCCCGTGGGCCCGGGGCTCGCCCACCCGCCTCTGCGCCTTCCCCAGGGCCTGGTGCCCAgcggggagggaagggagacCCCTGGGAAGGGCGAGAGGCGGAGCTGGGGGCGCGGGTCAGCGCCTGGCCGGGCAGCTTCGTGCTGGAGGGACCCGGCCGCACTCGTGGGCGGGGCCAGGCCAGGTGGGCCAGGGCCAGGTGTGCGTGGGGGGTCCCAGGTGTGAGCGCGCGTGGGGGCGGGGCGCAGTGCACGTGGCTGGGCGGAGGCACGTGGCGGGGGCACGTGGCGGGGCGGGGCGCCGCGGGGGCGGGGCTGCGTGGGGTCCGCCCGCCCAGGCCCCGCCTCCCTCGCCGCGCGCGCCTCCTCTGCGCCCATGGCGTCCCGGGGCGCCGAGCCGGGTGGCGGGGTCCCCCGCGTCCCCGGCGGGTGCAGGTTGAAAAACTGGGTGGCGGGGAGGGGGCGGAGGGTGTCGCGCCCCAGCTCCTCCGCCCAGGGCTGCGTCGGGCGGGCCCGGGCGCCTCCCCTCGGTCCAAATGGCCGGCCTGGTCCGGCCCCGCCCAGCGCGGCCCTCCTTGGGCACAGCCCCGAGACCCCCTGGGCCCCGGGGCAGGACAGAGCGGGtgccgagaggccggcccaggcCCTGCTCCCGCCTTCACCGCAGCCCCCCCGGAAGAAGCCCCTCCCGGGCCTGGGGGAGCCGGGCGGTCAGCTCGGGTGGAGCCCCGTCTCCTGCAGTGGCCCTTCCCGGCCCGGCGCCCTGGCCGGCGGCGACCACCCGGCCCCTGCAGCCCCCGGGGGTCAGGGCTCCTGCCGCCGCCGCAACGTGCTGACCGAGAGGGAGCGCAGGTGAGAGGCCTCGgcgcctggggtggggggaggccgtGTCCTCCCCGGTCAGCGAGGCCCCAGAGGCCGGCTGGTGGACGCGGAAGGGCAGGCAGCCTGGGGTCCTGGCCGGCTCCCAGGCACACAGGGCAGGGCGAAGGGGGCAAGGAGACGCCTCGTCCAGGGTGAACGAGAAGGTTCATCTGTCATTGTAGCCCCCTCTGTGGCCTGAAGCCCGGGGGTCTTGAACTTCTGCATCTGtgacccttccctccccacaccccagaACAGTGATGGCCCAGGTCAGGGTGTGGGGGTCAGGGTGGGTCTGTCCAGAAGCTGATCCAGAAGAGCTGAGGCCTCTGGGAGAACAAAGCAGCAACCCTGGCGGAAGGAGACTCGGGgggctctggggtgggggtggggtcctgGCCGCTGCTGTCCTCTGGCCTGGTGAAGGCCATCTGGGCACAGGGATGGACATGGCTGCTCGTCTGGAGGCAGGAAGCGGATCTCGGCGAGCTGCGAGCGGCTGCGGGCCCTGTTGCCCCGTTTTGATGGCCGGCGGGAGGACATGGCCTCGGTCCTGGAGATGGCCGTGCAGTTCCTGCAGCTTTCCCACGCCCTCGTCCCCAGCGAGGAGCAGCCCGTGGTGAGTTGGAGCTGTCAGCTGCCCGGCCGTCGGTCCTTTCCCGAGCAGCTCTCAGTGGCATGGCCTGCTGCCGTCCGAGGCCACCCCATCCTTCCTGGCATCTGACCCCGGGCTGCGGTGTCCCCCCTGTTGCCACCCCTGGCAGCCCGAGCTAGCCGCGTTTATTGCAGGGGTCTCCTTGATCTGTCCTAACTGCCCCCACCTCCTCTGGGGAGTGACGTGGGAACCTCGGGGAGTGGGGAGCTTTGGCCCCCACTCTTTCCTCCGCTGCCCCTCCCAGCATATCCTCCAGGGGTCATTCCTGGGGAATGACCAGTCGCCCCATAAGCATCATTCAGCCCTCGGGACAGTTGTGGCTCCTGCATCCCCCAGCATGCTTGCTCGAGTGCCACCTACTTCCCCACACATGGGGGGCCCACCAGCCAGAGGTGTCTGTGTCCTCCCCCCGGACCCTGCGTAGTTTGGGGCCCGAGCCCTGAGCTGTGCTGACATTGGCAAATGCAGGCTTCCTGCCCCTTCTCCGAGGGACACGTATGAGGAGGGGGTCCTTCATCTCAACGTCCAGCAGCCTCCTGCCACCCGTGGCGCAGAAGGCCCCCACCTCATGATGAGCCTCCCCTGACCTGGGGCCACCCCGAAACCCTGGCCAAGGTGGCTTGTTTGACAACGGTCACTTTTCCAGCGAAGTTTCCATGCTGACTCCTCCTGTAGCTGTTTGATgtgtttatttacattttagattCTTGTTCCTGCCAAAGATGTGGGTCAGAAGCGGCCAAAGCCCAGCCGGCAGTCGGCCCTGGGGGGTCTGAGGCCAGCGGGTGCGCTGGGCCCAGGGTCCGGAGTGTTGGCTCTGATGGCGTGAGTGTCCCCATGTGCCAGCCCTGCAGGGCGGGGAACCCATGGGGCAGCAGCACCCCTTGATTGTCCTTGGGGGGGCACCCAGAGTACTGGCCAGGTCTGGGCCACTGGTGACCCATGGAGGGCCGTGGAGCCCAGGCCGGTCACCGGGTGGTGCAGTGCCGCCTTGGCTGCCTCCTGAGAAGGCCGAGGGTTGAGGCCCGTGAAGGCTTGAGGTAAGCAGCTCGGTCGGCACCGGCAGCACGTTGGGTCCAGGTGGGAGGTGGCCAGTGTCGTCCTCCATCCCTCCATGCCTCATCCAGGGGCTGGGGACTCCAGACCCCTGCAGGGGGTCAGCGGGAGGGCACTGTAGCTGCCCACAACCCGGCTGGGGGGTACCCCAGGGCTCCAGAAGTGGAGTTTTCTGAAGCTCAAGGTTCTTTGGAACCCTGAATCACCGGGTTCAAGTTCAAGGATCACCCGCTTCCAaatgtgtctttttctccagCCGAGTGCCGATGCCTGGGTGGAAAGATCTAGAACCCGAGTGGGCCTGGGGAGGCAGTGGGCAGAGAAAGAACATCTAAGTGATGGAACAGCTGAGCTGAGCTGTCCGGGGACctgtgggaggaggtgggggcacTGCTGTTTCCCAGGGGTTGGGGATATGCCGAGCGGGTGTTGTCTGGGGCCTGGGTTCCTGGACTGGGAAGGTGGCGCCCAGGTCTCTTCTCACCTGTAGAAAGTTCCGGGCCGGGCCTGCAAGGCTGACTGGTCACTGGCCGGGGTGCCCTCTGCCTGTGCACGTGGGGACCAGAGCCTCTGTCCCCTGGTTTTCTGCATCTTTCAGGCAACAGGACACCCCCAGGTGTGCATCCGCAGGTGAGGACAAGAGCGAGGGCCCCTCGGGGCTGGCGGAGGTGCTGGGCGGCCGGCTGGCCCCACCTGGTGAGTGCGAGCAGGGCGGCCTTCGGCTTTCCTCGGGAAAGTGCTGCTGTGTGTCCTGAGGATGGTGAGGCAGGCTCTGGGTTTGTTGTGAGAAACCTGCGTCTGGGGGCTTAGCCTCAGGAGCCCCTTTTTGACTTGGCTTTCAGTATAAGGGGGGACGTCTGCTGCCCACAAGACCTGGGGCTGCAGCCCAAGGGATATGGCCCACGCCAGCCCCTCGGCTGCCTGCTCCTGTGTCCGGCTCCCCCAGCAGGCTCCCCATGGCTGGGGCTCTCCCCCTGCCCACCTGGGGCTTGGGTCCGTTCGCCTCCGAGGCAGCCGGGCTCCTCTCCAGGCCTCGTGCTGCCCAGGGCTGGCGGGAGCCGTGGTCAGGCCATGGCCCAGCTGCCACCTCTCTGCACGGGGCCTGTGCTCCCTCCACCTGTGGCTGCTCCTTCGCCCCACGGGGCATTGCCAATGACCGGCACAGCCCGATCCCCGCAGCCACTGTCTGGCTGTGGAGCTGCCAGCGACCGCGTCTCAGCCACCGTGCGTGTCTGCCACACGCTGGGGAGTGCCATGAAGGTGGGGCCCCACCTCTGACTCCTGTATGGGCCCCTCGCCCCCACGTGGGAAGGGGTCTTGCCATTGACAAAGCCGGCAGCCAAGCTGGGGTCCCTGGGGACCCCCAGAACCCACCGGGCAGGGCAGGGAGCCTGGTGTGAGGTCTGGGGTCTCGGGCAGGAGTGGAGAGGTGGTGCCCCAAGGGTTCTAGGTCTGAGACTGTCAGGGCTGAACCGAGTCTAAGAGGGtgtctcctccaggaagtcttcctggGTTAGGTGCCTTGCGTCTGGGGTATGTCTGTCTGTTTGTCTATGGTCCCTGTGTGCCTCTCCAGTGCAGGGCACGGGCCGGGTGGCGCCTGTGCTTGGTGAATGTGTGGGCAGAGCCCGTGGCCCTGGGAAGGAACCCGGGGTCCCCTCTGAGGAGCGGCTCACTCGTGCGGGCGGCGCTGTGGGCTCAGGCTGACCGCTCTCTGCTTTCTCTTGTAGGGCCATCCAGCTTGGCCCCTGTGCCCTCGGACCTGCGTTTCTCCAGGGCCCCAGAAGCCCGGGCACCGACACCTCTGCCCCGCTGGCCCACCCTCTCACAGCGGCCGGCCTCCCCGCCGGCGAGTCCCGAGGCCCAGAGCTGGCCAGGCCAGGCGGGATCCCCGGGCAGGGGACCTGCACCTCTTGGGGGGCCGGCCGAGGAGGCAGATGGGGACACGGTGCCTGTGCTGGATGGCAGGTGTGTACCCAGTGGGCGTGTGCACATACATCTCCACACCCACACGTGCCTCCTTCCCCCCTGCCCAAGCTCCGCCTGGGCCCGATGGGGACGTGCCGCGCTCTTGTCGTTTTCATTTCCGGGCCGGCGAGGGCCTGAGTGGGCAGCTGGGTCAGGAGCCGCGAGAGGCCAGCATGTGGCTTCCTGATGCACGTTTCTGGAAGCTCCGTCTTCTAGAATCTTCTGTGGGGCTGATGTGAAAGGACCTTTCCGAGCACTCGCTGGGGCCTGGGAGGGGTGTGGGGGGGAGCAGCCCTTGGTCCTGCCCGAGTCCGGAGCCTGCTCCGCGGGACCCTGGGCTTATCTCCCCCTGAGGTTTTGGGGTCCGGGTGATTGACGGGCCCTCAGTGGTGGGGTCCTCCTTCCCCGCCCAGGCCTGCCTCGCGAGCCCCTGTGGACGATGATACACCCTTCCTGCTGACCGCTGGGCCTGACTGGTGGCTGGGTGAGCACGCAGGGCTCCGGGGATCGGGTGTGTGGGTGAGTGTGCATCTGTGTGGGGGAGATCGAGGGGTCGGTGTGTCTGGGTGCGTATGAGCCGCTGCATCTCTGTGTTTGTGAGAAAGTGTATGTGCTCTTAAGTGTCTGTGACAGTGTGTGATTGCCCGCAAGTATGTCTGAGTGTGTATATGAGTACAGGTGTGTACACATGTGAGCT
Proteins encoded:
- the SOHLH1 gene encoding spermatogenesis- and oogenesis-specific basic helix-loop-helix-containing protein 1; translation: MASRGAEPGGGVPRVPGGCRLKNWVAGRGRRVSRPSSSAQGCVGRARAPPLGPNGRPGPAPPSAALLGHSPETPWAPGQDRAGAERPAQALLPPSPQPPRKKPLPGLGEPGGQLGWSPVSCSGPSRPGALAGGDHPAPAAPGGQGSCRRRNVLTERERRKRISASCERLRALLPRFDGRREDMASVLEMAVQFLQLSHALVPSEEQPVILVPAKDVGQKRPKPSRQSALGGLRPAGALGPGSGVLALMAQQDTPRCASAGEDKSEGPSGLAEVLGGRLAPPGPSSLAPVPSDLRFSRAPEARAPTPLPRWPTLSQRPASPPASPEAQSWPGQAGSPGRGPAPLGGPAEEADGDTVPVLDGRPASRAPVDDDTPFLLTAGPDWWLGSLEGRGGGVPSPPAGRSSPLERAEPAFPADPEPGFQELQDSLLAQWGSDLGCSGLALREEADGSFPDFFACCL